The following proteins are co-located in the uncultured Propionivibrio sp. genome:
- a CDS encoding sigma 54-interacting transcriptional regulator: MSSLSDMKCLLAQAAESLANSAPSAATQRAVGARLNELLARFESQPVLDFEEIGDHLYDGVYLADGTGRTLYVNKSYERITGLMAHEVVGRSVQELLDEGVYSNAVTPEVLRLKKRVDSVGQSSRNDARMLITGNPIFDRNGNIKLVAVIEREITDLDTMLVELEATKHKIRSVEAVDQRHRREIEHLRKEWSKAKLIGESRQIREILVLVRRVADFDVTVLIQGETGVGKEIVATEIQEGSTRRDKPFIRVNCAAIPSNLLEAELFGYEKGAYTGAAAKGKIGLFELADKGTILLDEVGDMPLELQGKLLRVLQQKELTRIGGSRPVPLDVRVIAATNCDLQALTQAGKFRADLYFRLNVFPITIPPLRERHDDIAVLTAHFLDHYNVKYSKKVRISRDGMDILGGYAWPGNVRELQNVIERLVLISDQSSIIAADCLLPMLHPGEVRCSAEASPAIGVATAGRSLKAIVDAVERSVIEDALREHGSTRKAAKALGVDQSTIVKKAKRLGCVLSECTP; the protein is encoded by the coding sequence ATGTCTTCGTTGTCCGATATGAAATGCCTGCTGGCCCAAGCGGCCGAAAGCCTGGCGAACTCTGCGCCTAGCGCGGCGACGCAACGCGCTGTCGGCGCCCGCTTGAACGAGTTGCTGGCGCGCTTCGAGTCTCAGCCAGTTCTCGATTTCGAGGAGATCGGCGATCATCTGTATGACGGCGTCTATCTTGCCGACGGCACCGGGCGGACGCTGTACGTCAATAAGTCCTACGAGCGGATCACCGGGCTGATGGCGCACGAGGTGGTCGGACGCAGCGTGCAGGAATTGCTGGATGAGGGTGTTTATTCCAATGCGGTGACGCCCGAGGTGCTGCGCCTGAAGAAGCGCGTCGATTCGGTCGGACAGAGTTCGCGCAATGATGCCCGCATGCTGATCACCGGGAATCCGATATTCGATCGGAATGGCAATATCAAGCTGGTCGCCGTGATCGAGCGCGAAATTACCGATCTCGACACGATGCTGGTCGAGCTGGAGGCGACCAAGCACAAGATCCGCAGCGTCGAGGCGGTCGACCAGCGCCATCGGCGCGAGATCGAGCATCTGCGCAAGGAATGGTCGAAGGCCAAGCTGATCGGCGAAAGCCGCCAGATACGGGAAATCCTCGTGCTGGTGCGGCGCGTCGCCGATTTCGACGTGACGGTGCTTATTCAGGGCGAGACTGGCGTCGGCAAGGAGATCGTCGCGACCGAGATCCAGGAAGGCAGCACCCGCCGCGACAAGCCCTTCATCCGCGTCAATTGCGCGGCGATTCCGTCGAATCTGCTCGAAGCCGAGTTGTTCGGCTACGAAAAAGGCGCTTATACCGGCGCGGCGGCCAAGGGCAAGATCGGCCTGTTCGAGCTGGCCGACAAGGGGACGATCCTGCTCGACGAGGTCGGCGACATGCCACTTGAGTTGCAGGGAAAGCTCCTGCGCGTGCTGCAGCAGAAGGAACTGACACGTATCGGCGGTTCGCGGCCGGTGCCGCTCGACGTGCGCGTGATCGCCGCGACCAACTGCGATCTGCAGGCGCTGACCCAGGCCGGCAAATTCCGCGCCGACCTGTATTTCCGGCTCAATGTCTTCCCGATCACGATTCCGCCGCTGCGGGAGCGTCACGATGATATCGCCGTACTCACCGCGCATTTCCTCGATCATTACAACGTCAAGTATTCAAAGAAAGTGCGCATCAGCCGCGATGGCATGGATATTCTGGGCGGGTACGCATGGCCGGGCAATGTGCGCGAGTTGCAGAACGTCATCGAGCGCCTGGTGCTGATCTCGGATCAGTCGTCCATCATAGCCGCCGATTGCCTGTTGCCGATGCTGCATCCGGGCGAAGTCCGGTGTTCGGCCGAGGCGTCGCCGGCAATCGGCGTGGCGACCGCGGGACGCTCGCTCAAGGCGATTGTCGATGCCGTCGAACGCTCGGTCATCGAGGATGCCTTGCGCGAGCACGGCAGCACGCGCAAGGCGGCCAAGGCACTCGGTGTCGACCAGTCGACGATCGTCAAGAAGGCGAAGCGGCTGGGCTGTGTTCTCAGTGAGTGCACTCCCTAG
- a CDS encoding 3-hydroxyacyl-CoA dehydrogenase NAD-binding domain-containing protein has translation MMINKIAVIGAGTMGHGIAETFALHGFDVRLYDVNEAQLSKARAAIREELELLAEEAYITADRVDATLARISTSTDLAVTVGDREYIIEAAPEKIELKRDLLLRLDMLAPKEAIFASNTSSLSLESMLVALSPERKSRFMVCHWYNPGHLMPIVELSFFGNMPAETYAEVEAMYVAIGKQTVKVLKDVPGLVANRIQQGVAREVFSLIENGVAEPADIDKALKFGPAFRYATTGQLEVADFGGLDIWCVVGDNLLKEMDNAKEANPALRRKVEEGKLGLKTGEGFFKYPPEEVAAIKRQFMRKLIHQLKASSFYA, from the coding sequence ATGATGATCAACAAGATTGCCGTCATCGGCGCCGGCACCATGGGGCACGGCATTGCCGAAACGTTCGCGCTGCATGGCTTCGACGTCAGGCTCTATGACGTTAACGAGGCGCAGCTCAGCAAGGCACGCGCCGCGATCCGCGAGGAACTCGAACTGCTGGCCGAAGAGGCGTACATCACGGCCGATCGCGTCGACGCGACGCTGGCGCGGATATCGACCTCGACCGACCTCGCCGTCACCGTCGGCGACCGCGAGTACATCATCGAGGCGGCCCCGGAAAAGATCGAACTCAAGCGCGACCTCCTGCTGCGCCTGGACATGCTGGCGCCAAAAGAGGCGATTTTCGCGAGTAATACGTCGAGCCTCAGCCTCGAGTCGATGCTGGTCGCCCTGTCGCCCGAGCGCAAGTCGCGCTTCATGGTGTGCCATTGGTATAACCCCGGCCACCTGATGCCGATTGTCGAGCTGTCATTCTTCGGTAATATGCCGGCGGAAACTTATGCCGAGGTTGAGGCGATGTACGTCGCCATCGGCAAGCAGACGGTGAAGGTACTCAAGGACGTGCCGGGACTGGTGGCCAACCGCATCCAGCAGGGCGTGGCGCGCGAAGTCTTCTCGCTGATCGAGAATGGCGTCGCCGAACCGGCCGATATCGACAAGGCGTTGAAGTTCGGCCCGGCCTTCCGTTATGCGACGACGGGCCAGCTCGAAGTCGCCGATTTCGGCGGTCTCGATATCTGGTGCGTGGTCGGCGACAACCTGCTCAAGGAGATGGACAACGCGAAGGAAGCCAATCCGGCGCTGCGGCGCAAGGTCGAGGAGGGGAAACTCGGCCTGAAGACGGGCGAAGGCTTTTTCAAGTATCCGCCTGAAGAGGTCGCCGCAATCAAGCGCCAGTTCATGCGCAAGCTGATCCATCAGCTCAAGGCGTCGTCGTTCTACGCCTGA
- a CDS encoding SLC13 family permease, with product MRNEFSAKKLFILVALLAAIWVALGPFATSVGPRTAHCAAVVMVTLALWSTGVLPPFLTSLVFFGLVVVFGLAPPDLIFSGFASTAVWLIISGFVIGSAIGVSGLGQRLAAALAPLLAGSYAHMIAGLAISASLLGFLMPSSTGRAVVMVPIGMALAERVGFRPGSNGRIGIAVTLALACNMPSFAILPANIPNMILAGASETLHGISLSYASYLSLHFPLLGVLKSVLLIVLVLLLFPDRLPERGEVPTQSNGVTPAAKAGESSGDAGAQRRVATILLIMLAFWMTDSLHGINAAWVGLVAAIFLLLPGIGAVAPKAFNTSVDFGIVLFVSAALGLGALVHDSGLGTLVGEALRYALPLEAGHAALNFYSLSLMSMLTGMITTIPGVPTVLTPMAPELAAASGFSLTAVLMTQVVGFSTVIFPYQVGPLVVAMQLSGEKIGHVLRITIPLAVLTFALVVPLDFLWWRLLGWI from the coding sequence TTGCGCAACGAATTTTCGGCAAAAAAACTGTTCATTCTGGTCGCCTTGCTGGCGGCGATCTGGGTCGCCCTCGGTCCCTTCGCGACGAGTGTCGGTCCGCGCACCGCCCACTGCGCCGCCGTCGTGATGGTGACGCTGGCGCTCTGGAGCACCGGCGTGCTGCCGCCCTTCCTGACCAGCCTCGTTTTCTTCGGTCTGGTGGTGGTGTTCGGCCTGGCACCGCCCGACCTGATCTTTTCCGGTTTCGCCTCGACGGCCGTCTGGCTGATCATCTCCGGCTTCGTGATCGGTTCGGCGATCGGCGTTTCAGGTCTCGGCCAGCGGCTCGCCGCGGCGCTGGCGCCCTTGCTCGCCGGCAGCTACGCGCACATGATCGCCGGGCTGGCGATCTCGGCCAGCCTGCTCGGCTTCCTGATGCCGTCCTCGACCGGGCGGGCGGTCGTGATGGTGCCGATCGGCATGGCGCTGGCCGAGCGCGTCGGCTTCCGGCCGGGCTCGAACGGCCGCATCGGCATCGCCGTCACCCTGGCGCTGGCGTGCAACATGCCGAGTTTTGCCATTCTGCCGGCGAACATCCCGAACATGATCCTCGCCGGCGCCAGCGAAACGCTGCATGGCATCAGCCTGAGTTATGCCAGCTACCTGAGTCTGCACTTTCCCTTGCTCGGTGTCCTCAAGTCGGTGCTGCTGATCGTGCTGGTGCTGCTGCTCTTTCCCGATCGCCTGCCCGAGCGAGGCGAGGTGCCGACGCAGTCGAATGGCGTCACGCCGGCGGCGAAGGCCGGGGAGTCGTCGGGCGATGCCGGTGCGCAGCGTCGCGTCGCGACGATCCTGCTCATCATGCTGGCTTTCTGGATGACCGACAGCCTGCACGGCATCAATGCCGCCTGGGTTGGGCTCGTCGCCGCCATCTTCCTGCTCTTGCCCGGTATCGGCGCGGTGGCGCCGAAAGCCTTCAACACGTCGGTCGATTTCGGCATCGTCCTGTTCGTGTCGGCCGCCCTTGGCCTCGGGGCGCTCGTCCATGATTCCGGTCTCGGCACGCTGGTCGGCGAGGCCTTGCGCTATGCGCTGCCGCTGGAAGCCGGTCACGCCGCGCTGAATTTCTATTCGCTGTCGCTGATGTCGATGCTGACCGGGATGATCACCACGATTCCCGGCGTGCCGACCGTGTTGACACCGATGGCGCCGGAACTCGCCGCGGCGTCGGGTTTCAGCCTGACGGCGGTGCTGATGACCCAGGTGGTCGGGTTTTCCACGGTGATTTTTCCTTACCAGGTCGGGCCGCTGGTCGTGGCGATGCAATTGTCGGGCGAGAAGATCGGGCATGTGCTCAGGATCACGATCCCGCTTGCCGTCCTGACTTTTGCCCTGGTCGTTCCGCTCGATTTTCTCTGGTGGCGCCTGCTCGGCTGGATCTGA
- a CDS encoding LysR family transcriptional regulator: protein MGSAEISRRLKTRLKTRHMLLLVALDDARNMHEAASLTAMTQPGASKMLKDIEEMLGVSLFERLPRGVRPTVYGEALIRHVRLALEHLAQGQEALAAVGAGVSGQVTIGVVIAPALTLVPRAIAAAKAEAPGLCIGVEVGISDDLVAQLKQERLDFLIARILEKEDEPGLLYEEIGEETECIVARTGHPLCQRKDLALKDLSTAKWILSPQGSILRNYFDMMFRRADLEMPSNVVEVTSISIITSLLQQSDFLNIMPYDVARHYAKTGELAILPIEVPGRVGGYGIIWHRDHLLSPGAALLMRHVRAVARAMKAEEARSAV from the coding sequence ATGGGTTCCGCCGAAATTTCCCGCCGTCTGAAAACGCGGCTCAAGACGCGGCACATGCTGCTGCTTGTCGCGCTCGATGACGCCCGCAACATGCATGAGGCGGCGAGCCTCACGGCGATGACGCAGCCCGGCGCGTCGAAGATGCTCAAGGATATCGAGGAGATGCTCGGCGTGTCCTTGTTCGAGCGATTGCCGCGCGGGGTGCGTCCGACCGTGTACGGGGAGGCGCTGATCCGCCATGTCCGTCTGGCGCTCGAGCATCTGGCCCAAGGGCAGGAAGCGCTGGCCGCGGTCGGCGCGGGGGTGTCGGGTCAGGTGACGATCGGCGTGGTCATCGCGCCGGCGTTGACGCTTGTGCCGCGCGCGATCGCCGCGGCGAAGGCTGAAGCGCCGGGCTTGTGCATCGGTGTCGAGGTCGGCATCAGCGACGATCTCGTCGCCCAGCTCAAGCAGGAGCGGCTCGATTTTCTGATCGCCCGGATTCTCGAGAAGGAGGACGAGCCGGGCTTGCTCTACGAGGAAATTGGCGAGGAAACCGAATGCATCGTCGCCAGGACCGGCCATCCGCTCTGCCAGCGCAAGGATCTCGCGCTCAAGGACCTGTCGACGGCCAAATGGATCCTTTCACCGCAGGGCAGCATCCTGAGAAATTACTTTGACATGATGTTCCGGCGCGCCGATCTCGAGATGCCGTCGAACGTCGTCGAGGTGACGTCGATCTCGATCATCACGAGCTTGTTGCAGCAATCGGATTTCCTCAACATCATGCCATACGATGTGGCCCGGCATTACGCGAAGACTGGTGAACTCGCCATCCTGCCGATCGAGGTGCCTGGACGGGTCGGTGGCTACGGCATCATCTGGCACCGGGACCACCTCCTGTCGCCGGGCGCCGCGCTGCTGATGCGCCATGTCCGTGCCGTGGCGCGGGCGATGAAGGCGGAAGAGGCGCGCTCTGCGGTGTGA
- a CDS encoding TIGR00366 family protein, with product MINKILMFFVNLMQKYLPDPFTIAWLITLTVIGMALGFTNTSMVKIVQDWGDGFFGILSFAMQMAMVIVTGYALAAAPLVQRGLQKIASIPKTQVQMVMFIGVASMALYYLNWGLGLIAGGLIAREAAKNNPTYDFRILVAAAFSGIIITHGGLSASVPLLINTKGHFLEKDMGLIPLTQTIFHPQALFITITLAIVIPLVLVLMIPKKEDTLTADPSLFEKDAIETKAVVGTEISDKLDTSRFLNWTLGLMGAGYIAYYFGKGGSLNINILIFIFLILGVWAHGSLINYVRATNKGAATAGGIILQFPFYAGILGIMKGSGLVEIISNVLLNVSTYDTFELYCYLSSLIISIFVPSAGGHWVVQAPIMLPAAAKLGVEPWKVAMGVAWGESIWNIVCPFWALPLLAIAKISIRDLIGVSVLLFIVGNIVAVTGILLIPH from the coding sequence ATGATTAATAAAATTTTGATGTTTTTCGTCAATCTGATGCAGAAGTATCTGCCCGATCCCTTCACGATCGCCTGGCTGATCACGCTGACCGTCATCGGCATGGCGCTCGGGTTCACCAATACGTCGATGGTCAAGATCGTGCAGGATTGGGGCGACGGATTCTTCGGCATCCTCTCGTTCGCCATGCAGATGGCCATGGTCATCGTCACCGGTTATGCGCTGGCGGCGGCGCCGCTGGTGCAGCGCGGGCTGCAGAAGATCGCCTCGATCCCGAAGACGCAGGTGCAGATGGTCATGTTCATCGGCGTCGCGTCGATGGCCCTGTACTACCTCAACTGGGGCCTCGGCCTGATCGCCGGCGGCCTGATCGCCCGCGAGGCGGCCAAGAACAACCCGACCTATGACTTCCGCATCCTGGTCGCCGCCGCTTTCTCGGGCATCATCATTACGCACGGGGGGCTGTCGGCGTCGGTGCCGCTGCTGATCAACACCAAGGGCCACTTCCTCGAGAAGGACATGGGGCTGATCCCGCTGACGCAGACGATCTTCCATCCGCAGGCGCTCTTCATCACCATCACCCTTGCAATCGTCATCCCGCTGGTGCTGGTGCTGATGATTCCGAAGAAGGAAGACACGCTGACCGCCGATCCCAGCCTGTTTGAAAAGGATGCGATCGAGACGAAGGCCGTCGTCGGCACCGAGATCTCCGACAAGCTCGATACCAGCCGCTTCCTCAACTGGACGCTCGGCCTGATGGGGGCGGGTTACATCGCCTATTATTTCGGCAAGGGCGGCTCGCTCAACATCAACATCCTGATCTTCATCTTCCTGATCCTCGGCGTCTGGGCGCACGGTTCGCTGATCAACTACGTCAGGGCCACCAACAAAGGGGCGGCGACGGCCGGCGGCATCATCCTGCAGTTCCCGTTCTATGCCGGTATCCTCGGCATCATGAAGGGGAGCGGCCTGGTCGAGATCATCTCGAATGTGCTGCTCAACGTCTCGACCTACGACACCTTCGAGCTGTACTGCTACCTGTCCTCGCTGATCATCAGCATCTTCGTGCCGTCGGCCGGCGGTCACTGGGTCGTGCAGGCGCCGATCATGCTGCCCGCGGCGGCCAAGCTCGGTGTCGAGCCGTGGAAGGTGGCGATGGGCGTCGCCTGGGGCGAGAGCATCTGGAACATCGTCTGTCCGTTCTGGGCGCTGCCGCTGCTGGCCATCGCCAAGATCAGCATCCGCGACCTGATCGGCGTATCGGTGCTGCTCTTCATCGTCGGCAACATCGTCGCCGTCACCGGCATTCTACTGATTCCCCACTGA
- a CDS encoding YciI family protein — MFIVLLDYLKPLSEVDRFVAEHRAYLKTQYDAGRFLLSGRREPRTGGVIIARAATRAELEAILAADPFWREGIARYDIVEFVPSMASAGLAHLVAGA; from the coding sequence ATGTTCATCGTTCTGCTCGATTATCTCAAGCCCCTGTCCGAAGTCGACCGTTTCGTTGCGGAGCATCGGGCCTATCTCAAGACTCAGTACGACGCCGGCCGTTTCCTGCTGTCAGGCCGGCGCGAACCGCGCACCGGCGGCGTCATCATCGCCCGTGCGGCAACGCGTGCCGAACTCGAGGCCATCCTCGCCGCCGACCCATTCTGGCGCGAAGGCATCGCGCGCTATGACATCGTCGAGTTCGTGCCGTCGATGGCCAGCGCCGGGCTGGCGCATCTCGTCGCCGGTGCCTAG
- a CDS encoding aspartate/glutamate racemase family protein, translating into MKKIVLLQTSMVSFDVFNRLFQEIIPEARVSNLVDEDLLDTLNRNRGITPSIIQRICQYCVAAEAAGADLIFSQCSSTREGIECARKMVKIPILMVDDAMAEQAVAAGSRIGVAATAAATLKPTSSALRSAAAAQGKDIEIKTYLADGALDVLMKERNRDKHDRLIIDLLKQAEQENDVIVLAQGSMVTIEPLLGEIKIPVLTSPKRGVIKARQLLLRN; encoded by the coding sequence ATGAAGAAAATCGTATTACTGCAAACCAGCATGGTGTCATTCGACGTGTTCAACCGCCTGTTCCAGGAAATCATCCCGGAAGCGCGCGTATCGAACCTCGTCGACGAGGACCTGCTCGATACGCTGAACCGCAACCGCGGCATCACCCCATCGATCATCCAGCGGATCTGCCAATACTGCGTCGCCGCCGAGGCAGCCGGCGCCGACCTGATCTTCAGCCAGTGCTCGTCGACGCGCGAAGGCATCGAATGCGCGCGCAAGATGGTGAAGATCCCGATCCTCATGGTCGACGACGCGATGGCCGAACAGGCCGTCGCCGCTGGCAGCCGGATCGGCGTTGCCGCCACCGCGGCGGCAACACTCAAGCCGACGTCATCAGCACTGAGAAGTGCGGCCGCAGCGCAGGGCAAGGACATCGAAATAAAGACCTACCTCGCCGACGGCGCCCTCGACGTGCTGATGAAAGAGCGCAACCGCGACAAGCACGACCGCCTGATCATCGACCTGCTCAAGCAGGCCGAGCAGGAAAACGATGTCATCGTCCTGGCGCAGGGCAGCATGGTGACGATCGAGCCACTGCTGGGCGAAATCAAGATACCTGTGCTGACCAGCCCGAAACGCGGCGTCATCAAGGCGCGCCAGCTCCTGCTCCGCAACTGA
- a CDS encoding zinc-binding dehydrogenase, translating into MKALYYLGEKTMEVRDIPLPAPKSGQYLIRTRSNGICGSDFEGYLGKTGRRLPPMIMGHEVAGIIEEAPALGKFRKGERVVIFPKPFCGECDYCRKGLVNVCPAGICMGVLDQPGSMTEFVAVDEKYLLPFAATLSYNEAAMTEPLAVAYRGAHKLSERELAEADYCMVIGAGPIGLLTIAVLKLRGARNIIACDATDHRLGIARQMGADFTINPRQEDFLDAVRKITGGKMCDFAIEAVGIEATASNSIDCLRIGGTVVWIGNAQKMVSVNMQKIVTTELTVKGNYVYGLEDFRQCLRLLEEKRIDIAPVMTHEYPLGEGVQAFHDQENNREGKILKAFLVS; encoded by the coding sequence GTGAAGGCCCTGTATTACCTCGGCGAGAAGACCATGGAAGTCCGGGACATCCCGCTGCCGGCGCCGAAGTCCGGCCAGTACCTGATCAGGACCCGGTCGAACGGCATCTGCGGTTCCGACTTCGAAGGCTATCTGGGCAAGACCGGCCGCCGCCTGCCGCCGATGATCATGGGACACGAAGTCGCCGGCATCATCGAGGAAGCGCCGGCGCTCGGCAAATTCAGGAAAGGCGAGCGCGTCGTCATTTTCCCGAAGCCCTTCTGCGGCGAATGCGACTATTGCCGCAAAGGCCTCGTCAACGTCTGCCCGGCCGGCATCTGCATGGGCGTCCTTGACCAGCCCGGCAGCATGACCGAATTCGTCGCCGTCGACGAGAAATACCTGCTGCCTTTCGCCGCGACGCTGTCATACAACGAAGCGGCGATGACCGAGCCGCTGGCCGTCGCCTACCGTGGCGCGCACAAATTGAGCGAGCGCGAACTCGCCGAGGCTGACTATTGCATGGTGATCGGCGCCGGACCGATCGGGCTGCTGACGATCGCCGTGCTGAAACTGCGCGGCGCGCGCAACATCATCGCCTGCGACGCAACCGACCACCGTCTTGGCATCGCCCGTCAGATGGGCGCCGATTTCACCATCAACCCGCGCCAGGAGGACTTCCTCGACGCAGTCAGAAAAATTACCGGCGGCAAGATGTGCGACTTTGCCATCGAAGCCGTCGGCATCGAAGCGACCGCCTCGAACTCGATCGACTGCCTGCGCATCGGCGGCACCGTCGTCTGGATCGGGAACGCGCAAAAGATGGTCAGTGTCAATATGCAGAAGATCGTCACCACCGAACTGACCGTCAAGGGCAATTATGTCTATGGCCTGGAGGACTTCAGGCAATGCCTCCGGCTGCTTGAGGAAAAGCGCATCGACATCGCGCCGGTGATGACCCATGAATATCCGCTGGGGGAAGGCGTGCAAGCCTTCCACGACCAGGAAAACAACCGCGAGGGCAAAATCCTCAAGGCTTTCCTGGTGAGCTGA
- a CDS encoding 3-keto-5-aminohexanoate cleavage protein yields MAKTMITVAPTGAFPTKEHNPAVPLTPREIADDVYECWQAGAAIAHLHMRDEQGKGTMSKDRFIETVGRIREKCDIVLNLTTSGDLNATDETRMAHIIELKPELASYDAGTMNWGHSTLFVNHPAFLEKLGRTMIENGVKPEIEVFDAGMFYNAAYYMKQGVINSPGYYQFVLGAPGGTAATVENLVYLKSLLPADAVWSAFGIGAGHMPILFAALSLGGHVRVGMEDNVMYAKGRLAKSNAEFVERTVRLVKEFNNEPATPTDARQILNLKARA; encoded by the coding sequence ATGGCAAAGACCATGATTACCGTCGCCCCGACCGGCGCGTTTCCCACCAAGGAACATAACCCGGCAGTACCGCTGACCCCGCGCGAAATCGCCGATGACGTGTACGAATGCTGGCAGGCCGGCGCCGCCATCGCCCACCTGCACATGCGCGACGAGCAAGGCAAGGGCACGATGAGCAAGGACCGCTTCATCGAGACCGTCGGTCGCATCCGCGAGAAGTGCGACATCGTGCTCAACCTGACGACGTCGGGCGACCTCAACGCCACCGATGAAACCCGCATGGCCCATATCATCGAACTCAAGCCCGAACTGGCTTCCTATGATGCCGGGACGATGAACTGGGGGCATTCGACGCTGTTCGTTAACCATCCGGCATTTCTCGAAAAGCTCGGCCGGACGATGATCGAGAACGGCGTCAAGCCGGAGATCGAAGTGTTTGACGCCGGCATGTTCTACAACGCCGCCTATTACATGAAGCAGGGTGTCATCAATTCGCCCGGCTACTATCAGTTCGTGCTCGGCGCACCCGGCGGCACGGCGGCGACCGTCGAGAACCTCGTCTATCTCAAGAGCCTCCTGCCCGCCGATGCCGTCTGGTCGGCTTTCGGCATCGGTGCCGGTCACATGCCGATCCTCTTTGCAGCGCTTTCGCTCGGCGGCCATGTCCGTGTCGGCATGGAGGATAACGTCATGTATGCCAAGGGACGGCTGGCCAAATCGAACGCCGAATTCGTCGAACGCACCGTTCGTCTCGTCAAGGAGTTCAACAACGAGCCGGCGACGCCGACCGATGCCCGCCAGATCCTCAATCTGAAAGCGAGGGCATGA
- a CDS encoding RpiB/LacA/LacB family sugar-phosphate isomerase, which translates to MKIAVAGDSVGITLSEILAKHLSDIPGIEVTELSRSPAGNGEYYANIAERVGKAILAGEYDRGILCCGTGIGMAISANKVPGIRAAQTHDTFSAERAAKSNNAHIITLGARVVGSELAKTVVNAWLCSEFDPNGASAANVAAIDALDASYRR; encoded by the coding sequence ATGAAAATCGCGGTCGCCGGCGACAGCGTCGGTATCACTCTTTCCGAAATCCTGGCCAAGCACCTCAGCGATATCCCCGGCATCGAGGTGACTGAATTGAGCCGGTCACCGGCCGGCAACGGCGAGTATTACGCCAACATTGCCGAACGGGTGGGGAAGGCCATCCTCGCCGGTGAATACGACCGTGGCATCCTCTGTTGCGGTACAGGCATCGGCATGGCGATTTCGGCCAACAAGGTGCCCGGTATTCGCGCGGCGCAGACGCATGACACGTTCTCCGCCGAGCGCGCCGCCAAGAGCAACAATGCGCACATCATCACCCTGGGCGCGCGCGTGGTCGGGTCGGAGCTGGCGAAGACGGTCGTCAATGCCTGGCTGTGTTCGGAGTTCGATCCGAACGGCGCTTCGGCGGCGAATGTCGCCGCGATTGACGCGCTCGACGCGTCGTATCGCCGCTAG
- a CDS encoding ketopantoate reductase family protein has translation MNSLQRIHFCGLGALGGMYAARLATVPGLELSVIADPGRIRRYEGDGVVVNGDRLHLSFLRPGDAAPPADLVIVGVKWHQLPEAIGQLRPFVGPDTIVLSLLNGIESENVIAAELGVQPLYSFVVETDAGRKGQCIEYRTLGTIVFGEARNDAISPRVAAVRELLERAGIPHRIPVDMLRDLWWKFMLNVGVNPTSAIMKAPYGVFQSGEAARECVRMACREVLAVAAPEGIDLGEADIEAFFPIFNRLSPEKKTSMLQDVEAGRKTEIEIFAGTVVALGRRHGIATPVNTMLLNMITTIENNYR, from the coding sequence ATGAATTCCTTGCAGCGCATCCATTTTTGCGGGCTTGGCGCCCTCGGCGGCATGTATGCCGCCCGGTTGGCGACCGTTCCCGGTCTTGAGTTGAGTGTCATTGCCGATCCGGGGCGCATCCGGCGTTATGAGGGCGATGGCGTCGTCGTCAATGGCGACCGGCTGCATTTGTCATTCCTGCGCCCCGGCGATGCGGCGCCGCCGGCCGATCTCGTCATTGTCGGCGTCAAATGGCACCAGTTGCCCGAGGCGATCGGGCAACTGCGCCCGTTCGTCGGGCCCGATACCATTGTCCTTTCGCTGCTCAACGGGATCGAGAGCGAGAACGTCATTGCCGCCGAACTCGGCGTGCAGCCGCTTTATTCCTTTGTCGTCGAGACCGACGCCGGCCGCAAGGGACAGTGTATCGAGTACCGCACGCTCGGAACGATCGTCTTTGGCGAGGCGCGCAACGACGCGATTTCGCCGCGGGTCGCGGCAGTGCGCGAACTTCTCGAGCGCGCCGGCATTCCGCATCGCATCCCGGTCGATATGCTGCGGGATTTGTGGTGGAAGTTCATGCTCAACGTTGGCGTGAACCCGACGTCGGCGATCATGAAGGCGCCCTACGGCGTTTTCCAGTCGGGCGAGGCCGCGCGCGAATGCGTGCGCATGGCCTGCCGCGAGGTGCTCGCTGTTGCCGCGCCCGAAGGAATCGACCTGGGCGAGGCCGATATCGAGGCCTTTTTCCCGATCTTCAACCGCCTCTCGCCGGAAAAGAAAACGTCGATGCTGCAGGACGTCGAGGCCGGGCGCAAGACCGAGATCGAGATCTTTGCCGGCACGGTCGTCGCGTTGGGACGCCGTCATGGCATCGCGACGCCGGTCAATACAATGCTGCTCAACATGATCACGACGATCGAGAACAACTACCGCTGA